One Stenotrophomonas sp. SAU14A_NAIMI4_5 DNA segment encodes these proteins:
- a CDS encoding DUF2306 domain-containing protein, with protein sequence MEHISTAPPSPRTWNAGWKAAAWILGLAVAGHFLWVTAQRYVQVTPEAYGMFWDRRSWLWLHVAGGSLAMLAGASQFVAALRRRWPALHRWLGRTYLLGILIGSTAVVGLLVTTQGWLALKLAFAATGLAWLITSLRGYRTIRRGDIDAHRRWMLRSYLVTLSPAVFRLFLLVPALMQLASPLVMVPSLLVLSWALPLLAYESGRRLRSLHTSPAKARMA encoded by the coding sequence ATGGAGCACATCAGCACTGCCCCGCCCTCCCCGCGCACCTGGAACGCCGGGTGGAAGGCCGCCGCCTGGATTTTGGGCCTGGCCGTGGCCGGCCACTTCCTGTGGGTTACCGCACAGCGCTATGTGCAGGTGACGCCGGAGGCCTACGGCATGTTCTGGGACCGGCGCAGCTGGCTGTGGCTGCACGTCGCCGGTGGCAGCCTGGCCATGCTGGCCGGGGCCAGCCAGTTCGTGGCGGCGTTGCGCCGGCGCTGGCCCGCCCTGCACCGCTGGCTGGGACGCACCTACCTGCTGGGCATCCTGATTGGCAGCACCGCCGTGGTCGGGCTGCTGGTCACCACCCAGGGCTGGCTGGCACTGAAACTCGCGTTTGCCGCCACCGGTCTTGCCTGGCTGATCACCTCTTTGCGCGGCTACCGCACGATCCGCCGTGGCGACATCGACGCGCACCGGCGCTGGATGCTGCGCAGCTACCTGGTGACGCTGTCACCCGCCGTGTTTCGCCTGTTCCTGCTGGTACCGGCACTGATGCAGCTGGCGTCGCCGCTGGTGATGGTGCCCAGCCTGCTGGTGCTGAGCTGGGCGCTGCCACTGCTGGCCTACGAAAGCGGACGACGCCTGCGCAGCCTACACACGTCACCCGCAAAGGCCCGGATGGCCTGA